A window of the Fusarium poae strain DAOMC 252244 chromosome 3, whole genome shotgun sequence genome harbors these coding sequences:
- a CDS encoding hypothetical protein (TransMembrane:7 (o84-117i138-156o162-184i307-331o343-364i376-395o471-489i)), whose protein sequence is MATDVGDEERAHLLAISPSPSSSPAGIITTPYQPPDQYEGINQDDEVISSTQSSEWSITQSARRLYVSHTLSTWNSRVFEFGSVLYLASIFPGTLMPLAVYSMIRGAAAIALSSWVGHYIDRNDRLKTVRLSIVSQRLAVAVSCAIFLVLIKVHTMPHEVRIGLLAVSILMACIEKLAAIMNVVSVERDWVIVVARSDTVALRTMNSQMRRIDLVCKLVGPFFIGMVDGISTETAIFVNLVMNCASVIIEYFTIARVYHQVAALQCPKSTPHTTPLDFGNRQSPWVSVKHGLKKTFYDLRLYFTHPVFFPSFAVALLYCTVLSFGGVMVTYLLSSGYNSSQIAAMRTISVAFEVLATWIGPWLMKKIGPVRAGLWFLSWQLGCLSIGVSIFWRYADNVLVSTLALVGSSMLSRIGLWGVDLSAQVIIQEEVEAKNRGAFSAVEASWQHVFEMCAYTSTIIFSSPSQFHNPTALSVTAVLFAWVLFSLFVKKRRGHLVHWPTCLSAEKQQASAIDGVLESMHSRRRREGPGGVA, encoded by the exons ATGGCCACCGATGTAGGAGACGAAGAAAGAGCACATTTGCTTGCTATATcaccatcgccatcatcatcaccagcagGTATAATCACAACCCCGTATCAGCCCCCAGACCAATACGAGGGTATCAATCAAGACGATGAAGTCATTTCAAGCACTCAGAGTTCTGAGTGGTCCATCACCCAAAGCGCTCGCAGACTCTATGTATCTCACACCCTCTCAACATGGAACTCGCGCGTTTTTGAATTCGGGAGCGTTCTGTATCTCGCCTCTATCTTTCCAGGAACATTGATGCCTCTTGCGGTGTATTCAATGATTCGAGGTGCTGCTGCTATTGCACTATCATCTTGGGTCGGGCACTATATCGATCGCAACGACCGCCTTAAGACGGTGAGACTATCAATTG TGTCTCAAAGACTAGCCGTTGCCGTGTCATGTGCCATTTTTCTTGTTCTCATCAAGGTTCATACTATGCCTCATGAAGTGCGAATCGGTTTGCTTGCGGTCTCGATTCTGATGGCCTGTATTGAGAAACTGGCTGCCATAATGAACGTTGTGTCAGTTGAAAGAGACTGG GTCATCGTTGTGGCTCGCTCTGACACTGTTGCCCTCCGAA CGATGAACTCACAGATGAGACGGATTGACCTTGTATGTAAACTTGTCGGACCATTCTTCATAGGAATGGTAGATGGCATTTCTACGGAAACAGCCATTTTTGTGAACTTGGTGATGAACTGCGCATCGGTTATAATCGAGTACTTTACCATCGCTAGG GTCTATCATCAGGTAGCTGCACTGCAGTGCCCCAAAAGTACACCACATACCACTCCCCTCGATTTCGGCAATCGCCAAAGTCCTTGGGTGTCGGTGAAGCATGGCCTGAAGAAGACGTTTTACGATCTTCGTCTCTATTTTACCCACCCCGTCTTCTTTCCGTCTTTCGCAGTGGCCCTTCTTTACTGCACAGTTCTATCCTTTGGTGGAGTTATGGTTACTTACCTTCTTTCGAGCGGATACAACTCGTCTCAAATTGCTGCAATGAGAACAATCTCTGTAGCTTTCGAAGTTCTGGCTACTTGGATTGGACCATGGCTAATGAAGAAGATTGGACCGGTTCGTGCAGGACTTTGGTTCTTGAGTTGGCAGTTGGGATGTTTATCAATAGGCGTATCAATATTCTGGCGGTATGCCGATAACGTCCTCGTCTCAACTCTGGCACTCGTGGGCAGCTCCATGCTCAGTCGTATCGGACTTTGGGGCGTCGATCTCTCGGCCCAAGTCATCATCCAAGAG GAAGTCGAAGCGAAAAATCGAGGAGCCTTTTCTGCCGTGGAAGCCagctggcaacatgtgttCGAGATGTGTGCATACACGTCGACCATAATATTCTCGTCGCCCAGTCAGTTCCACAACCCAACGGCGCTGAGCGTCACGGCAGTCTTGTTTGCATGGGTTCTGTTCAGCTTGTTTGTGAAGAAACGAAGAGGTCATCTCGTTCACTGGCCGACGTGCCTATCTGCGGAGAAGCAACAAGCATCGGCGATAGATGGAGTGCTCGAGTCGATGcattcaagaagaagaagagaggggCCTGGAGGGGTTGCATGA
- a CDS encoding hypothetical protein (MEROPS:MER0003297~BUSCO:2629at5125) encodes MNGAASSPRAKRKAPGSPDLPPPAKRAINGKHSPNDNTPDIVDFDGQSDISDDLHPHAMYIGTPGSLGEWQDTIQKVVRNVVAIRFCQTCSFDTDAALTSEATGYVVDSERGYILTNRHVVGAGPFWGHCVFDNHEEVDCYPVYRDPVHDFGILRYDPKAIKYMHIDGLELRPDLAKVGTEIRVVGNDAGEKLSILSGIISRLDRNAPEYGEGYSDFNTCYYQANAAASGGSSGSPVVNKDGCAVALQAGGRSDGASTDYFLPLDRPLRALQCIQNGKPVTRGDIQCQFLLKPFDECRRLGLSPEWEAAMRKQFPEETNMLVAEIVLPQGPSDKNIEEGDVLIKVNGELITQFIRLDDILDSNVGNTIKLHLQRGGEDVEVELEVGDLHKITPDRFVSVAGASFHDLSYQQARLYAVAVKGVYVCESAGSFRFDNTDNGWIVQTIDHKKVPDLDTFIQVMKAIPDRARVVVTYKHLRDLHTLNTTVAYIDRHWASKMKLAVRNDESGVWDFTDLGDPLPPVPPIRRSASFIELEHMPHPGIANLIHSFVHINCTMPLKLDGFPKNRRWGMGLVIDAEKGLVLISRAIVPYDLCDITVTIADSIIVEGKVVFLHPLQNYAIIQYDPSLVDAPVKSARLSNEVLTQGAKTYFLGYNRIGRVVHGSTSVTEITAVAIPANSGAPRYRAVNVDAITIDSNLGSTCNSGVLVAPDGTVQALWLSYLGERNPHSSRDEEYYLGLGTKTLLPVVESVQKGVNPKLRILSVEFRSVQMSQASVMGVSDEWIKKVTQANRSHHQLFMVSKRTFERVNQPVSLLEGDIILTLNGKICTTISDFDLMYSHELLDVVIVRECEEMQLQIPTVSADDIETDHAVSFCGAILHRPHQAVRQQISKLHSEVYVSSRIRGSPAYQYGVAPTNFITHVNGTPTPDIPSFIAATREIPDNTYFRLKAVTFDNVPWVITMKKNDHYFPTMEWIKDDKEACGWRRVTYEGSDVFKGEAIDGVAPVAEDADME; translated from the exons ATGAACGGTGCCGCTTCTTCACCAAGGGCCAAGAGAAAGGCCCCTGGCTCGCCCGACCTGCCTCCCCCCGCCAAACGAGCCATCAACGGCAAGCACTCTCCCAACGACAACACTCCCGACATTGTCGATTTCGATGGCCAGTCCGACATAAGCGACGATCTTCACCCTCATGCTATGTACATTGGGACACCAGGGAGCTTGGGCGAGTGGCAGGACACGATTCAAAAGGTCGTGCGCAACGTTGTCGCGATTCGCTTCTGCCAGACTTGCTCCTTTGATACCGATGCCGCTTTGACTAGTGAAGCCACCGGATATGTTGTTGATTCTGAACGAGG ATACATCCTTACCAACCGTCACGTTGTTGGAGCCGGACCCTTCTGGGGCCACTGTGTCTTTGACAACCACGAGGAAGTCGACTGCTATCCCGTATACCGCGATCCCGTTCACGATTTTGGAATTCTTCGTTACGACCCCAAAGCGATCAAGTACATGCATATCGACGGCCTCGAATTGCGACCCGACCTTGCAAAGG TTGGTACCGAAATCCGAGTCGTGGGTAACGATGCCGGCGAAAAACTCAGCATTCTTTCCGGCATTATTTCCCGTCTGGATCGAAATGCACCCGAATACGGCGAAGGCTACAGCGACTTCAACACGTGTTACTACCAGGCCAATGCCGCCGCCAGTGGAGGAAGTTCTGGAAGTCCCGTCGTGAACAAGGATGGATGCGCTGTCGCACTTCAAGCTGGCGGTCGCTCGGATGGAGCTTCAACAGACTATTTCCTTCCTTTGGATAGGCCACTGCGTGCTCTTCAATGTATTCAGAATGGCAAGCCTGTCACACGTGGTGACATTCAATGCCAATTCCTTCTTAAGCCATTTGACGAGTGCCGCAGACTGGGGCTGAGCCCTGAATGGGAGGCGGCCATGCGCAAGCAATTTCCAGAGGAGACCAACATGCTTGTAGCCGAGATTGTCCTTCCCCAGGGCCCTTCAGACAAGAATATCGAGGAGGGAGACGTTCTGATCAAGGTGAACGGCGAACTTATCACTCAGTTCATCAGACTTGACGACATTTTGGACTCCAATGTTGGTAACACCATCAAGCTGCACCTCCAACGTGGTGGGGAGGATGTGGAGGTAGAACTTGAGGTCGGAGATCTCCACAAGATCACCCCTGACCGTTTTGTTTCAGTGGCGGGTGCCAGCTTCCACGATTTGTCCTACCAGCAAGCAAGACTTTATGCCGTCGCTGTCAAGGGTGTCTATGTATGCGAGTCAGCTGGATCTTTCCGGTTTGATAATACGGATAATGGCTGGATTGTCCAAACAATCGACCATAAAAAAGTGCCAGACCTTGACACATTCATCCAAGTGATGAAGGCCATTCCAGATCGCGCCAGAGTTGTTGTCACATACAAGCACCTTCGTGATCTGCACACTCTCAATACCACTGTCGCCTACATTGACCGGCATTGGGCGTCGAAGATGAAGCTCGCTGTCCGAAATGATGAGTCTGGCGTCTGGGACTTCACTGACCTCGGAGATCCTCTACCTCCTGTTCCACCTATTCGAAGATCTGCATCATTCATCGAGCTGGAGCATATGCCGCACCCTGGCATCGCAAATCTGATTCACAGCTTCGTCCACATCAACTGCACCATGCCCTTGAAGCTTGACGGTTTCCCCAAGAACCGTCGTTGGGGCATGGGTCTGGTGATTGATGCAGAGAAGGGTCTCGTCTTGATCTCCAGGGCTATTGTCCCTTATGATCTTTGCGACATTACTGTCACTATTGCTGACTCTATCATTGTTGAGGGCAAGGTAGTTTTCTTACACCCCCTTCAGAACTACGCCATCATCCAGTACGACCCGTCTCTTGTGGATGCGCCTGTGAAGAGCGCCAGATTGAGTAACGAGGTCCTCACTCAAGGCGCCAAGACGTACTTTTTGGGTTACAACAGGATTGGGCGCGTTGTACATGGCTCTACTAGTGTCACCGAGATCACAGCGGTGGCGATTCCCGCCAACTCTGGCGCTCCCCGCTACCGCGCCGTCAATGTCGATGCCATTACGATTGATAGCAATCTCGGCTCGACTTGTAACAGCGGTGTTCTTGTCGCGCCCGATGGCACTGTCCAAGCTCTATGGCTTAGCTATCTTGGAGAGCGTAACCCGCATAGCTCGCGGGACGAAGAGTACTACCTCGGTCTTGGCACCAAGACTCTACTCCCTGTGGTAGAGTCAGTCCAGAAGGGCGTCAACCCTAAACTCCGCATCTTGTCCGTTGAGTTTAGATCAGTTCAGATGTCCCAAGCATCAGTCATGGGTGTTTCAGATGAATGGATTAAGAAGGTTACCCAGGCCAATAGATCCCATCACCAACTTTTCATGGTTAGCAAGCGAACATTTGAGCGAGTCAACCAGCCGGTATCCCTACTGGAAGGAGATATCATTCTCACTCTAAATGGCAAGATCTGCACTACCATCTCGGACTTTGACTTGATGTACTCACATGAGTTGCTCGATGTCGTTATCGTCCGCGAATGTGAGGAGATGCAACTTCAGATCCCTACTGTTTCTGCAGACGATATCGAGACGGACCATGCCGTTTCGTTCTGCGGTGCTATCCTTCACAGACCCCATCAAGCTGTTCGCCAACAGATCAGCAAGCTGCACAGTGAGGTGTATGTGTCTAGTCGAATTAGGGGTTCACCTGCCTACCAGTATGGAGTTGCACCAACTAACTTTATCACTCATGTCAACGGTACTCCCACGCCTGATATCCCATCTTTCATTGCTGCAACCCGAGAGATCCCGGACAATACCT ACTTCCGTCTCAAGGCTGTGACATTCGACAATGTACCATGGGTGATCACTATGAAGAAGAACGACCACTACTTCCCTACAATGGAGTGGATCAAGGACGACAAGGAGGCCTGCGGATGGCGCCGAGTCACATACGAAGGCAGCGATGTGTTCAAGGGCGAGGCGATCGATGGTGTAGCCCCGGTCGCCGAAGATGCCGATATGGAGTAA
- a CDS encoding hypothetical protein (BUSCO:39811at5125), whose amino-acid sequence MPPSASLITKLKVQLKLTIARLRMVQQRDEQLGKTARRAMAQLLEAGKEDSARIRVENIIRSDITSELHEILELYCELLLARSGLLEAHTVDPGLEEAIQSLIYAAPKTEIKELGTVRTLLAEKYGKEYVLAATENADKKVNEKVVKKLSVTPPREELVVGYLEEIARAYGVDWPKREAVSPPPELLDEDEEADDDEDEPSGGQKQRAVPLTTDSKDSVLNTPVKKLAAGGPTSPLTVTPPRMTTDNIHPKVTLGSVELKPSKKMEAAARKSEPDGSIPDLGDLERRFAALKKR is encoded by the exons ATGCCGCCTAGTGCCAGTCTCATA ACAAAGCTCAAGGTTCAGCTCAAGCTAACCATTGCGCGCCTGCGCATGGTGCAGCAGCGCGATGAGCAGCTTGGAAAGACCGCGCGGAGAGCCATGGCCCAACTCCTTGAGGCTGGCAAGGAGGACTCGGCCCGCATCCGTGTTGAGAATATCATCCGATCCGACATCACCTCCGAGCTTCACGAAATTCTCGAACTCTACTGCGAACTCCTGCTTGCGCGGTCCGGACTGCTAGAGGCACATACCGTTGACCCCGGACTGGAGGAGGCGATTCAGAGTCTCATTTACGCTGCGCCCAAGACAGAGATCAAAGAGCTCGGAACTGTGAGGACACTTTTGGCGGAGAAGTACGGAAAAGAATATGTTCTTGCGGCAACGGAGAACGCGGATAAAAAGGTCAACGAGAAAGTTGTCAAGAAGCTCAGCGTCACGCCCCCCAGAGAAGAGCTTGTCGTTGGTTATCTCGAGGAAATCGCCAGGGCTTATGGCGTCGACTGGCCCAAGCGAGAGGCCGTATCGCCACCTCCGGAGTTActcgacgaagacgaagaagccgatgacgatgaggacgaaCCATCTGGTGGACAGAAGCAAAGGGCTGTACCTCTCACCACAGACTCCAAGGATTCAGTCCTAAACACGCCCGTCAAGAAATTAGCTGCTGGAGGTCCCACGAGTCCATTGACGGTGACACCACCGCGGATGACGACTGACAACATACATCCCAAGGTGACGTTGGGATCCGTCGAGTTGAAACCGAGCAAGAAGATGGAGGCGGCAGCGCGAAAGAGTGAGCCTGATGGGTCGATTCCTGACCTCGGGGACCTTGAAAGGAGGTTTGCGGCTTTGAAGAAGAGGTGA
- the APS2 gene encoding AP-2 complex subunit sigma (BUSCO:53275at5125) has protein sequence MLSFILIQNRQGKTRLAKWYAPFSDEQKIKLKGEVHRLVAPRDQKYQSNFVEFRNNKIVYRRYAGLFFCACVDTNDNELAFLEAIHFFVEVLDAFFGNVCELDLVFNFYKVYAILDEVFLAGEIEETSKQVVLTRLEHLDKLE, from the exons ATGCTTTCTTTTATTCTCATTCAAAATAGACA GGGCAAGACTCGTCTCGCCAAATGGTACGCCCCTTTCAGTGACGAGCAAAAGATCAAGCTCAAGGGCGAAGTCCACCGCCTCGTTGCGCCCCGCGATCAGAAATACCAGTCCAACTTTGTCGAGTTCCGCAACAACAAGATCGTCTACCGCCGCTACGCCGGTCTCTTCTTTTGCGCTTGCGTCGACACAAACGATAACGAGCTGGCGTTCCTCGAGGCCATTCACTTCTTTGTCGAGGTCCTCGATGCCTTTTTCGGAAACGTCTGCGAGCTTGACCTTGTCTTCAACTTCTACAAGGTTTATGCCATCCTCGACGAGGTGTTTTTGGCGGGCGAGATCGAAGAGACGAGCAAGCAGGTTGTGCTCACGCGGTTGGAACATCTCGACAAATTAGAATAA
- a CDS encoding hypothetical protein (BUSCO:38787at5125), with product MAEAKDNKAYKYRQEISQMMYVSGETAEPPVETTSIIEDIVRQQVIELLRNCTELASRRGSKSISINDLIFQIRHDQAKVSRLRTFLSWKDVRKNVKDSDDKGADADLAAGDDPVATGDNTTDEASKKNKKAKVGLPWEPSSYYNVEVPEREDEEDEEEEEMNYITLQRLRKADERTKAMTKEEYVTWSEYRQASFTYRKGKRFREWAGFGIVTDSKPSDDIVDILGFLTFEMVQTLTEMALKVKEQEDLVRAQNGGDNVGTAKKRKHEGALFDFPSEGKTPIEPRHVQEGSRRLQQRPKKSRAMLNGTRISQHTPLNIFYAIAVDSSCATTDMVMEPITAAPI from the exons ATGGCCGAGGCAAAAGATAACAAGGCGTACAAGTATCGCCAGGAAATCAGCCAAATGATGTATGTTTCCGGCGAAACTGCAGAGCCTCCCGTCGAAACTACAAGTATCATCGAGGACATCGTCCGCCAACAAGTAATAGAACTG CTCCGAAACTGTACCGAGCTTGCATCGCGTCGCGGCTCAAAATCAATCAGCATCAACGATCTGATCTTCCAGATCCGCCATGACCAGGCAAAAGTTTCTCGCCTGCGCACTTTCTTATCTTGGAAGGACGTCCGCAAGAACGTCAAAGATTCAGATGACAAGGGTGCAGACGCCGACCTCGCAGCTGGCGATGACCCAGTCGCGACGGGCGACAACACCACGGATGAAGCatccaagaagaacaaaaaggCAAAGGTCGGTCTACCGTGGGAGCCCTCGTCGTACTACAACGTCGAGGTGCCCGAGCgcgaagatgaggaggatgaagaagaggaagagatgaaTTACATTACGCTGCAGCGTTTGCGCAAGGCCGAtgagcgcaccaaagccatgaCCAAAGAGGAGTACGTAACGTGGTCCGAATATCGGCAGGCTTCTTTTACATACCGAAAGGGTAAGCGATTCAGAGAGTGGGCTGGTTTCGGTATTGTCACCGATAGCAAACCGTCAGATGATATTGTCGACATCCTCGGTTTTCTGACTTTCGAAATGGTCCAGACCCTGACTGAGATGGcactcaaggtcaaggagcaAGAGGATCTGGTCCGCGCACAGAATGGAGGAGATAATGTCGGCACCGCAAAGAAGCGAAAACACGAGGGTGCCTTGTTCGACTTTCCCAGCGAGGGCAAAACGCCAATTGAGCCTCGCCATGTTCAGGAGGGGTCTCGGAGGTTGCAACAGCGGCCCAAGAAGTCAAGGGCTATGCTCAACGGAACTCGAATTTCACAACATACGCCACTCAACATCTTTTA TGCCATCGCCGTTGACAGTAGCTG TGCAACTACAGACATGGTGATGGAGCCCATCACGGCAGCCCCGATATAA
- the PPM1 gene encoding carboxy methyl transferase for protein phosphatase 2A (BUSCO:34353at5125), translating to MPAPEIPNLLSSLRSARGGRGRGRGRGGHASSSATHDSTIQGTDTDASVSRLSAVDLGYLDDPYAQYFVQSSVGPSARRLPIINRGTYTRTISLDTLIESFLSVDQGVESGPAPKQIVSLGAGTDTRPFRLFASKARPGLVYHELDFEVVTSKKLWTVQAVPALRNILTNVTQLTEHSWLSTPAGGEYYCHGQDLRNFSLSKASKEDHDTQETPQENPEINLPGLRTDIPTLLLSECCLCYLNGTEASDVLNFFTSRIPNLATIVYEPIRPDDAFGKMMVSNLAARRIEMPTLKMYPTPDDQRARMSKAGFETVQHMTIEDIWQSWVPPEEKQRVDYLEGLDEVEEWKLLAAHYIVVWASRGSGFGNWRGIQAGA from the exons ATGCCCGCCCCCGAGATACCGAACCTCCTCAGTTCTCTTCGAAGCGCTCGCGGAGGTCGCGGTCGTGGAAGAGGGAGAGGCGGCCATGCCTCCTCATCTGCCACTCACGACTCCACCATTCAAGGCACTGATACTGATGCCTCTGTCTCGAGACTAAGCGCCGTCGATCTTGGCTATCTGGATGATCCTTATGCTCAGTACTTTGTCCAAAGCTCTGTTGGTCCATCAGCCAGACGACTTCCCATCATCAACAGAG GAACATATACAAGGACAATTTCTCTTGATACTCTTATCGAATCATTCCTCAGTGTGGATCAAGGTGTTGAGTCAGGTCCTGCACCGAAACAAATCGTTTCGCTAGGTGCTGGTACTGATACACGACCCTTTCGACTATTCGCTTCCAAGGCTCGCCCTGGATTGGTCTATCATgagcttgattttgaagtCGTGACATCAAAGAAGCTATGGACTGTTCAAGCTGTACCTGCGCTAAGAAACATCTTGACAAATGTTACGCAACTGACAGAGCACTCCTGGTTGAGTACACCTGCAGGAGGTGAATACTATTGTCATGGCCAAGACTTGCGCAACTTTTCTCTGTCTAAGGCGTCAAAGGAGGATCATGATACCCAAGAAACACCGCAAGAGAACCCCGAGATTAATCTTCCCGGCCTTCGCACCGACATCCCTACGCTGCTCTTGTCGGAATGCTGCCTCTGCTATCTCAACGGGACCGAAGCGTCGGACGTGCTCAACTTCTTCACATCACGTATACCAAACCTCGCAACCATCGTCTACGAGCCCATCCGCCCAGATGACGCATTTGGTAAGATGATGGTATCAAATCTTGCAGCGCGACGCATAGAGATGCCCACTCTCAAGATGTACCCTACGCCCGATGACCAGCGAGCGCGGATGAGCAAGGCCGGTTTCGAGACCGTGCAGCACATGACAATTGAAGACATCTGGCAGAGCTGGGTACCGCCGGAGGAGAAGCAGCGTGTGGATTACCTGGAGGGGCTAGATGAGGTTGAGGAGTGGAAGCTGTTGGCGGCGCATTATATCGTTGTTTGGGCTTCAAGAGGGAGCGGGTTTGGGAATTGGAGAGGCATTCAGGCGGGGGCCTAG